One window of the Deltaproteobacteria bacterium genome contains the following:
- the nuoE gene encoding NADH-quinone oxidoreductase subunit NuoE has translation MEMEKVHFAQEEMMRVQKIIQEYQAQKWGLIPLLQKIQGELGYIPQETLKPIAEALNLFPSQVQGVVTFYSQFSLAPRGKYVIRVCRGTACHVRGGRSILRMVKRELGIDEKETSKDFKFTLETVACLGACFLAPTMMVNRNYFGRLSPPKIISILGQHQ, from the coding sequence ATGGAAATGGAGAAGGTCCATTTTGCCCAGGAAGAAATGATGCGGGTCCAAAAAATAATTCAGGAGTATCAAGCCCAGAAATGGGGGTTGATTCCATTGCTGCAGAAGATCCAGGGGGAATTGGGATATATCCCCCAGGAGACTCTGAAGCCCATTGCCGAGGCCCTCAATCTATTTCCCAGCCAGGTCCAGGGGGTGGTTACTTTTTATTCTCAGTTTTCCCTTGCTCCGCGGGGCAAATACGTCATCCGGGTGTGCCGCGGGACGGCCTGTCATGTGCGGGGAGGAAGATCCATTCTGCGGATGGTTAAGCGGGAATTGGGTATTGATGAAAAAGAAACCTCGAAGGATTTCAAGTTCACCCTGGAAACAGTGGCCTGTCTGGGAGCCTGTTTCTTAGCCCCGACCATGATGGTGAACCGGAATTATTTTGGCCGGCTTTCCCCTCCCAAGATTATTTCCATATTGGGACAACATCAATAA